The following are encoded together in the Pectobacterium wasabiae CFBP 3304 genome:
- a CDS encoding amino acid ABC transporter substrate-binding protein, with protein sequence MKKIRFALLTSALLATSVFAHADDLSAIKSAGVIKFGTEGTYAPYTYHDKSGQLVGFDVDVGRAVAEKLGVKAQFIEGRWDGLIAGIDAKRYDAVINQVGVTKERQVKYDFSKPYIDSKAVLVVRGDNTAIKDFSDLKGKKSAQSLTSNYSKQATSYGAEIVPTDGFNQSLDLVLSGRADATLNDNLSFLDFKKHKPDANVKIAATSKDGEPSAILVRKDQAPLVEALNKALDEIKADGTYKTISVRYFGEDVSQ encoded by the coding sequence ATGAAAAAAATACGTTTTGCTTTACTGACCAGCGCCCTGCTTGCTACCAGCGTATTCGCTCATGCAGATGACCTTAGCGCCATCAAGTCCGCAGGGGTTATCAAGTTCGGTACGGAAGGCACCTACGCGCCTTACACCTATCATGATAAATCAGGGCAACTGGTTGGTTTCGATGTGGACGTTGGCCGTGCGGTGGCAGAAAAGCTCGGCGTGAAAGCACAATTTATTGAAGGGCGCTGGGACGGTTTAATCGCCGGTATTGATGCCAAGCGCTACGATGCGGTCATCAATCAGGTTGGCGTAACCAAAGAACGTCAGGTCAAGTATGATTTCTCCAAGCCTTATATCGACTCCAAAGCCGTGCTGGTTGTCCGTGGTGATAACACCGCCATCAAGGACTTCAGCGATCTGAAAGGCAAAAAATCGGCCCAAAGCCTGACCAGTAATTACTCCAAACAAGCCACCAGCTACGGTGCGGAAATTGTACCAACGGACGGCTTTAACCAGTCGCTGGATCTGGTTCTTAGCGGCCGCGCCGACGCCACATTGAACGATAATCTGTCATTCCTGGATTTTAAAAAGCATAAGCCGGATGCCAACGTGAAGATTGCCGCGACCTCAAAGGACGGTGAGCCTTCCGCTATTCTGGTGCGTAAAGATCAGGCTCCACTGGTGGAAGCATTGAATAAAGCTCTGGATGAAATCAAAGCGGACGGCACCTATAAAACGATATCTGTGCGATACTTCGGGGAGGATGTTTCTCAATAA